From the Capnocytophaga sp. oral taxon 878 genome, the window GGGATCTAAGGTTACTGCCCATTTACCATTGGTATCGGCTATGGCTGTTTGTTTTTGGTTGCCTATTTTCACTTCTACTTTGGTGCCTGTATTGGCAATACCGTGTAGGGTGAGTGGAATGCCGTGCTGCAATACCATATTGCTAGAATAGACTTGTGGCAGCTGCAAGCCCCCGTAATTACCCGTAATACCACCATACACTATTTGGGCTAAGATAGCAGCCCCTTTGGCATTGGGGTGTACGGCATCGGGGAGCATTTGGGGATAGTGATATAAAGGCTCGTGAAAGTTGATGAGTTGTACCTCAGCTTCTTGGGCTACAAGTTCTATTGAGTGTTGTATTTCGGCGTGCCAATCACGAGTACCTGATTCAAAGCGTTTGTGGCGGTGAGCCAGAGGAGTCATACGGGCAATGATTATGCGTGCTTTGGGGTTTGCCTCACGGAAAGATTTAATAAGAGCTAAATAATCTTTCACGAACTCATCACGGTAGTTAGGCCAGTTACGGGGGTCGGTATCATTAATTCCTAAATGAATTACTACTATATCACCCGCAAAGGCAAGAGCTTTTTTGTATTCGTCCTGCTTGATATAAGGCTTATGGCCTTTGCTAAGCAAGGTAGCGCCTGAATGACCAAAGTTACCCACCTCATAGCCTTTTCCTAAAAGCTGCTGGAGTACTGAGGGGTAACTATTCTGTTCGCGGTTATCAATACCATAGCCATAAGTGATGCTATTACCTACACAAGCCACCTTAACAGGGTTTTTCTGTGCATAGGCAAAAACACTTACTAGCAAAATACTGATAAGAAATAGTTGCTTTTTCATTGTTCAATAGTGAATTTTGATTGTAATAATAAAGATTCTTATTCTGTGCAAAGGTACAAAAAAAATTAACAGAATATACGTTTTCTTGTTATATACCTCCTATTCTAACAAAACTACCCAGTACTACCATTAGTACGCCTATAGTGGTTACGCAGATAATATGCACTGCCATTTCTGGCAATTTTTTCATATTGCCTTTACGCAACTGAGGCAATACACGTGTTTGTGCTGAAATAGCAAAGCATACAGATGTGAGCAAGCACATAAGCTTAAGTGATACTACGCGCTCTATAGGTGTACTGAACGAAAACCAAGTGCTAAAGCTCGCACTATAATCATACGCCATTATGATGCCTGTAATTACGAGCACTACCAATGAGGGCATCCCTATGGGTTCATAGGTTTTTTCAAAATTGCCAATATAGCTAAAATCATTATGCTTGAGGGCTTTGGGTAAAAAACCTATTGCCAGCACCAAATGCCCGCCTACCCAAATGGTGGCTGCTATAAGATGCACTATAAGAAGAATGTGATGTGTGTACATTTATTTGTTATTAAAAGTATTCATTGTATTCTGTAAGCCTGCTAAGCCATAGGAAAGTACTGCTTCGGCACATTTTTCAAGGCGTTCTGGCAAGAGGGCTTGCTCTTCGGGAGTCCACTCACCAAGTACGTAGTTTATCTGCTTACCTGTTTCGAAATTACTGCTGATGCCAAAGCGAAGGCGTGCATAATTTTGAGTATTAAGCTGGCTTTGGATATCTTTAAGACCATTGTGACCTCCATCGCTACCTTTTCCTTTGAGGCGGATGGTGCCGAAGGGGATATTAAGGTCGTCGGTAATGACCAAGAGGTTTTCGACCGGTATTTTTTCTTTTTCTAACCAATAGCGTACTGCTTTGCCGCTTAAATTCATATAAGTAGAAGGTTTTAGGAGTATGAAAGTACGCCCTTTGACCTTAATTTCGGCCAAATCACCTAATTTTTCGGTAGAGAATGAAACATTATGAGTTTTGGCTAAAGTATCGGCTACCATAAAACCGATATTATGACGTGTGTGGGCGTATTCGCCCCCTATGTTACCTAAACAAGCTATTAAATATTTTTTCATAGTGCAAAGGTACAAAATAATTATTAAATAACAATTGAGAATTAGAAGTAATTTATTTGTGAGCAAGCAGGAGAGAGATGCTGCCTAAAGTAGGAAGTGTTTTTTTAATATAAAAGCAGCTTACCTGATAGGCAAGCTGCTTGATGTTATTCATTATTTTTTGCCTCTGCAATGGGCTTTTTTAGAAAGAAATTGTGTTAGGCTTGGTTACTATAACATTTATGTATTGTATATTCTCCTGTGGTTTTGTTATTATTTTTTAGGATTCCAATACTTATCGGTTTCTTCCATTTTTAGGAGTTTGCCTTTTTTGAAGTGGGCAACAAAATACTGCTGCTGGGCTTGGGGACTTACTTGATTGGGCTGTTGTGCGTATAAGTGCATTTGGCCTGTAAGAAATTGGGCTTTTATATGCCCATTGCTGTCTTTTTTAGCCTCAAAGAAGGGTTCTAAATCGGTGAGCATTGCTGCTTTTTGTGATTGGTACGCCTCATCGGTGCCGGTTCTGAAACAGGTGAAATCTTGCAAGTAGAGGCTGTTATTTTTTAGTACCCATAGAGCATCTAAGGGCTTTTTCATTTTCTGCAAAAAAACTACATTATCATACTTTGACAATAGAGTAGTGTAACCTTTTTTTTGATAAATAGGTGAGAACTGAAAGTAATATACCTTGCCATTCTCGTCGGTAAGAGTTTCGGCAGAAAGATCATACACATCGGAAGTGTGTGCTGCCTTGCTTATTATTTGTTGCTGATTATCTTCTAAACTTTCAGACCATTGGGGAGACTGCTGTTGTGCCCAAGTATTACAAAATAGAAGCAATATAGTGAGTTTGAAAAATGTGTTCATACTATTTTTTTAATAACTATTTACCTTACAAATATATGCTGTGGTAGGGGTTGCTGGTTATTGGATTGAAACATCATCAATTAGGAATGTGCCCCCAGCACAAAAGGACGCTCTGCATTACCACCCTCAAAATCTACCAATACCTCTTCACCTATTTCAGGGATAAGGAAGAATCTTATTTAAAGTGTCTTTTATTCTATCATTTAAATAAAGTAATTCCAATTTATAAGTGGTATCCTTATCTCTTTCTATCCATATACCCTCTTTTTTGTTATTTATATAGATACCTTCTGTGTAAATATTGAAAAAGGGAATATCTTCTTTCCATAATTTTTCTTTTTGGTTATTTACATACATTCCTTTTTTTAAAATATAGCCTTCAATATCCCATTCTTCCCAATATCCTTCTTTTTTACCACTTATATATGACCCTCTTCCTAATGGTTCTATCCAATAGCCTTCCCTTTTTTCTTCTGAATTTACATAGCCTTTACCATAGAATTTAATAAATTTATTATACTTTGTAGTGAAAATAAAGTTATAAGGATACATTATTTTTTGTCTATAATCTATAAATTGATAATATCCATTAATTTTATCATTTACAAAATTAATATACAAAATGGTATCATTATTTTGTGTGATAATTTTAAAAGGACCATTAAATTTTCCTTTCTTTAAAGAAAAAGAGAAGCCAAATTTTGGATAAGAAAAAATACCTGTTTTCTTCTTTTTAATTTTATAGTCTACATCTTCTTGTATTTTTAATACATTTAAAAGTTTATCATAAATTATTTTTTCTCCACAAGACAATAATGTTACACATACAAAAAAAATAAATAAAAATTTACATCTATATATGTTTGAATTCATTATATATTTTTTTTATAACCTCAAATTGATATTCATAGAAACAATATTGGATACTGCTATAATCCATTATGTTATCAGTTATGTTATTTCTTTCCATTTTCCCTTGAGCGTTTATCTTAAATGGATTTTCAAAAAAATAGAGTTGTAATCCTTCATTTTGTATAAAAAGTTTTTAAGAATGTAGTGCCTTCTCCTTTGGTGTTTTGGGCGATTGATGAGAGGCTTATACTAAACAGTAGGGTAAAGATGATTTTTTCATTGTATAAATATTTATTAGTGGTTTTATGAAAAAAGGATATTAGTTATTGAACCAAAATACTTTCTTAAAATCCTCTAAGAATGTATCGAACTTTCTGTAATTCTCGTCAGTCATCATAAAGTATAAGTTTATAAAGGATTGTTCTTTGCTAATTTCAACGCATTTCACTCGATTGTACTTGCCTTTATAAGCTGTACCCCTCATATTTATTGGAAAAGTAGCTAAAACATTGGCGTTAAACAATTCTTTTGCTTTTTCTTTAGGGTAAAAGTGTACCATTTCCATCAGTTCAAGAGATTCAGCTAAAGTTGCCTTTTCAAAAGGTTTGCCATATCTAAATTTAAATTTGACCCCATCAAAGGACATATTATTTAAAATATACTTTTCTTCTTCGGAGCAATTATTTATACCTGGAAGAGAATATCTGGGTATTTTTTTAATATTAATAGCGGGTGTTTGAACAAGCACACAATAATCATCTTTTTTGGATTCGACTATTGAGGTTACCATCCATAAAAGTGCATTGAGATAGGTATCGCCCGAGGCTAATTCCATTCCATAGGATTGTGCCATTGTTGGAAAAGGATTATCTTTTGAAGCTGGTTTGCTTGTGTCGATAGGATTAGGATAAACAGACTTTTCATTTTGTGAAAACACAAGATACTGAGGAGGATTAAAGCTTATATTGGCTTCCTGTAAGTATTGCTGCAAAGCTGTTTGGCTAAAGCCTGTAGCCGTAAAAGCTACAAAAAAACAAAATAATAATAATAACTGCTTCATCTTAGATTACTTTTTATATTTTACTACTTCAGAAATTCTACACACTTTTTAAAGAGTGCTTATAGGGTATTGAATACTACTTTTTAGGGTTCCAATAGTTATCGGTTTCTTCCATTTTTAGGAGTTTGCCTTTTTTGAAGTGGGCAACAAAATACTGCTGTTGGGCTTGGGGACTTACTTGATTGGGCTGTTGTGCGTATAAGTGCATTTGGCCTGTAAGAAATTGGGCTTTTATATGCCCTTTGCTGTCTTTTTTAGCCTCAAAGAAGGGTTCTAAATCGGTGAGCATTGCTGCTTTTTGTGATTGGTACGCCTCATCGGTGCCGGTTCTGAAACAGGTGAAATCTTGCAAGTAGAGGCTGTTGTTTTTTAGTACCCATACAGCATCTAAGGGCTTTTTCATTTTCAAAAGAAAAACTACATTATCATACTTTGACAATAGAGTAGTGTAACCTTTTTTTTGATAAATAGGTGAGAACTGAAAGTAATATACCTTGCCATTCTCGTCGGTAAGAGTTTCGGCAGAAAGATCATACACATCGGAAGTGTGTGCTGCCTTGCTTATTATTTGTTGCTGATTATCTTCTAAACTTTCAGACCATTGGGGAGACTGCTGTTGTGCCCAAGTATTACAAAATAGAAGCAATATAGTGAGTTTGAAAAATGTGTTCATACTATTTTTTTTAATAACTATTTACCTTACAAATATATGCTGTGGTAGGGGGTGCTGGTTATTGGATTGAAACATCATCAATTAGGAATGTGTTGTCTTTTGACTTTTGGGTATGGATATGTAGTTGGATTTTGATATTGCAAGCGTTTGTGTATTGAAAGATTATCTTTCCTGATGCTTGAGTTATAGTAACTGATTTAAGGAAAGACTTATCAAAGTAGGAATTATCAATAAGAGGGTCATAATAGTACTCATTACTATCCTCTTTTCTGTACTTTTTTAAGGAGGCTATTTTATTGATAAACTTTTGGGTACAGTACTTTTGCTGCATAGCTTTTAAGGTTTTTTGTGCCTGATTAGGGCAATCAAAATAAGCATTTAAATAGTTTTCATAGAAGGTTTTCACAAAAGTAAGCGCATTGGTATTGGCTATTTTGGCAGGGGGAGCTGGTTGGGCATCGATAACATCGGTATCTATATGCCAAGGATAGATGTCTGTTATTTTGTTATTATTGAGCTTAACGTATATGTTGGTTCGCTCTTTTTTATTGTTGTAATTGGTGAGATAAGAGACTTTATACCATTTGTTTTTGATAGGTGTGACCTGTAAATTTGTGAGCATTTGGGGGGTTACATCTTGGGCGCGAACAATGACATCGACGCCTAACATTTCGGACAATAGTGGGTATTTTTGATTAAAACAATCGGATAGATAGGAGTCCATCTCATTGTTTTTAAAGCTTTCATTGATGTACTTTGTATAAAAAGTTTTTAAGAATTTAGTGCCTTCATCTTTGGTGTTTTGGGCGATTGATGAGAGGCTCATACTAAGCAGTAGGGTGAAGATGATTTTTTTCATTGTATAAATATTTATTAGTGGTTTTATTAAAAAAAGATATCAGCTTGACTTTGAACTGGATAACCATATTCTCTCAATAGCAAGGTTCATTTTTATTAAATAAACAATGAGGAAATCGAACATCTATGGAATCGCTTAATTGGTATGCTTTAATGCTATCTATTTTTCCATTTTCATTATAATATTTCCATTCGCCGTATTTATAGTGGTTCACAACTTTTCCTTCTTCTCTTATTTTACCTTCTTTATAGTAATAATCCTTCCAATAACCATTCCCATTTGTAAAATATGTCCGATATAATATTTGTCTATCTGTATTATATACTATATATTTTCCCGCCATTTTACTTTTCTTATAATAGATTTCTTTTAAAGGCATATCTGGATTTATTGTATATATGCCTTCTAAATATCCATTTATGATTTTAATACATTCAAGTTCAATTCTTTTATTATCTATATAAAACCATTTATATATATGATAGTTAGAAGGTACTATTGTATCATTTACACGTAGGAATTTTCCGTTGCTATTAAAATAATAATCTCTAACAAAATGATCTACACTTATATCATACCCTGTAGCTTTCCTATCTATAATAATTACATATTCAGGAGGCAACCTATATATTATAGGTTTGCAAGCACAAAAGGTAAAAAAAAACAGATATAATAATTTATTTTTTGGCATAATATTTCTTAGTTTCACTTTGCATTATATCAATCTGATATTTATTAAAAAACTTCTGATCATTGTGATCATAATCCATTATATTACTTGTTTCCTTCTGTATAAATTTATAAATATCATATTTTTGTATTTTTCTATAGTCTTTTGCTATTATTTCCCATTTTTTTCTTTGTGTTTCAGCTTCAATAAACTCAGCTTCATTTTCACTTTTTATTTTATCTATATTTGGAGATCTCATATTAATAGCATCTTTAATGAAATTTCTTATTTTATCAGTTATTTCTTTTCTTTTCCTTGCATATATTTCTGCGTCCCTTGCTAATTGCTGATAATTTTTACCCTCATTTAAGAAAGTGTGTGGAAGTCCTAAAACATGACCTATTTCATGTGCATAAGAAGATAAATGAGAATGGACAAATAGAAGAGATACCTCCTGCTTTTGAAAGAAGAGATGTTAAATGTAATATAATACTCCTAGTATTAAGCACTTCTTTATATTTTTTCATAAAAGGATATTAGTTATTGAACCAAAATACTTTGCTAAAGTCATTAAGGAAGGTATTGAAGTTACAGAAATTGTCGTTGGTCATCATAAAATACAAATAGATTATTTTGCCTCCTTTTTGGAGTACTACGGCTTTGGAATGGGCGTATTTTTCCTTGTATTTTTGTCCTTTTAAATTGACGGGGAAGCTGAACATTATTTCGCCATTAAAGAAGTTTTTAGCTTCTTTTTTGTCGAAGAAATGAAGCATTTGGTATAACTCATAGGCTTCATATTCTGTCGCTCCACTAAATGGGATGCCATAACGGAATTTTTGTTTTATAGCATCAAAAGGAAGGGTTTCTAACCATAAAATCTCTTGAGAGGAGAGGCAATTGGCAAGAGTTTTTACACTTACTCCGTTTCTATCATTAGAGCTTTGAAAAGTTTTGATAAAAACATAATAGTCCTTATCCTTGTTATAGGCTACTGAGGTAATCATTCCCCAAAGGGAGTTGATAAATACATCGTTTGCATCGATCTCGATTCCATAAATTTGTGCCAAAGAGGGTAAGGGATTCTTTTCTGTTATCTCGGCTGGATATATGGTGGTTGTATTATTGGAGAACTGAAAAGATTTGGGAATATTAAATGTGATATTCATTCCTTTGGTGTCTGTTTCTAACAAGGTTTGAGAAAAAGCTTTGCTAAAAATTAGAAGGCAGATTAAAAAGAGATTCTTTTTCATAAGTAGGTTAATTTGCTTGTTATTTATTAGTTTTTGAGGAGAAACACCTTGTTAGATTTGGTAAAGAGGTGAGGTTGGGGGTATTGTTATTACATATTTTAAGAATTTGTTTAGCTTTATTTTCGCGCCAAAAGTAATACTTATAAAAATATTTTCCAAATTTTTCGGGAAGTTTTTTTTGAGGGAGATATGAGAGGGGGAGGGAAGTGATGAGAAGGAGACTATCCTTGGCGGCATACTGAGCTGTGCCTGCTGGCTAACTATCCTTCGTTTATAGTTCGTTTATCCTTCGTTATTCGTTCGTTCGGGATAGAGGGTGGTTGGAAGGCGTTTGGGGGGAATGTTATGGTAGGGTAATTGCTTATTGGAAATTATTTTGTACTTTTGCAGTCGGAATATAATAATTATTGCATTGGAAAATAACAGACAAAAGAAAATAGCGGGTATCATTCAGGAGGAATTGGCCAAGGTATTGCTTCGCTCTATTCAGGATGCTGGAGGGCGTAACCTGCTGATATCGGTAACTAAGGTGAATATAACGGTAGACCTATCGGTAGCTAAGGTGTACCTTAGTGTATTTCCTGAGAGTGAGGCGGCGGCTGTGCTTAAGGGTGTGACTGCTAATAGCCCTATTATTAAACATGAGTTGTCGCAAATTACGAAGCATCAGTTT encodes:
- the pth gene encoding aminoacyl-tRNA hydrolase — encoded protein: MKKYLIACLGNIGGEYAHTRHNIGFMVADTLAKTHNVSFSTEKLGDLAEIKVKGRTFILLKPSTYMNLSGKAVRYWLEKEKIPVENLLVITDDLNIPFGTIRLKGKGSDGGHNGLKDIQSQLNTQNYARLRFGISSNFETGKQINYVLGEWTPEEQALLPERLEKCAEAVLSYGLAGLQNTMNTFNNK
- a CDS encoding DUF3828 domain-containing protein, whose protein sequence is MKKIIFTLLLSMSLSSIAQNTKDEGTKFLKTFYTKYINESFKNNEMDSYLSDCFNQKYPLLSEMLGVDVIVRAQDVTPQMLTNLQVTPIKNKWYKVSYLTNYNNKKERTNIYVKLNNNKITDIYPWHIDTDVIDAQPAPPAKIANTNALTFVKTFYENYLNAYFDCPNQAQKTLKAMQQKYCTQKFINKIASLKKYRKEDSNEYYYDPLIDNSYFDKSFLKSVTITQASGKIIFQYTNACNIKIQLHIHTQKSKDNTFLIDDVSIQ
- a CDS encoding toxin-antitoxin system YwqK family antitoxin, whose translation is MPKNKLLYLFFFTFCACKPIIYRLPPEYVIIIDRKATGYDISVDHFVRDYYFNSNGKFLRVNDTIVPSNYHIYKWFYIDNKRIELECIKIINGYLEGIYTINPDMPLKEIYYKKSKMAGKYIVYNTDRQILYRTYFTNGNGYWKDYYYKEGKIREEGKVVNHYKYGEWKYYNENGKIDSIKAYQLSDSIDVRFPHCLFNKNEPCY
- a CDS encoding CopD family protein, encoding MYTHHILLIVHLIAATIWVGGHLVLAIGFLPKALKHNDFSYIGNFEKTYEPIGMPSLVVLVITGIIMAYDYSASFSTWFSFSTPIERVVSLKLMCLLTSVCFAISAQTRVLPQLRKGNMKKLPEMAVHIICVTTIGVLMVVLGSFVRIGGI
- the rbfA gene encoding 30S ribosome-binding factor RbfA, whose protein sequence is MENNRQKKIAGIIQEELAKVLLRSIQDAGGRNLLISVTKVNITVDLSVAKVYLSVFPESEAAAVLKGVTANSPIIKHELSQITKHQFRRMPELFFYIDDSLQYIEGIEKSLKEEDNPIENRALLYKRKMT